A window of the Gossypium hirsutum isolate 1008001.06 chromosome A05, Gossypium_hirsutum_v2.1, whole genome shotgun sequence genome harbors these coding sequences:
- the LOC107961486 gene encoding BRASSINOSTEROID INSENSITIVE 1-associated receptor kinase 1 translates to MPCRDLSNNKLEGDIPVNGSFSLFTPISFANNRLNNPPPAPPPPITPTAPIPSERPESQAPLDWAVRKRIALGAARGLAYLHDHCDPKIIHRDVKAANILLDEEFEAVVGDFGLAKLMDYKDTHVTTDVRGTIGHIAPEYLSTGKSLEKTDVFGYGVMLLELITRQRAFDLARLANDDDVMQPLPLRAAQDLIRFLHQPVYHSQRFKLWLSYFEIYGGKLFDLLSDRK, encoded by the exons ATGCCATGCAGGGATCTTTCAAACAATAAGCTAGAAGGAGATATTCCAGTTAATGGTTCCTTTTCACTCTTCACTCCCATCAG TTTTGCTAATAATCGGTTGAATAATCCTCCACCTGCTCCGCCGCCTCCTATCACACCTACAGCTCCAATTCCATCAG AACGTCCGGAATCTCAAGCACCACTTGATTGGGCTGTAAGGAAACGGATTGCATTAGGAGCTGCAAGGGGGCTTGCATATTTGCATGATCATTGTGACCCTAAGATTATACACCGTGATGTAAAGGCTGCAAATATATTGTTGGATGAGGAATTTGAAGCAGTTGTCGGAGACTTTGGGTTGGCCAAATTAATGGACTACAAAGATACGCACGTCACAACTGATGTTCGTGGCACAATTGGTCACATAGCTCCTGAATACCTATCAACTGGAAAGTCATTAGAGAAAACTGATGTTTTTGGCTACGGTGTCATGCTTCTTGAACTCATTACAAGACAGAGGGCTTTCGATCTAGCTCGGCTTGCAAATGATGATGATGTCATGCAGCCATTACCTCTCAGAGCTGCACAAGACCTCATTAGATTCTTGCATCAGCCAGTTTATCACAGTCAGAGATTTAAATTGTGGCTTAGCTATTTTGAGATATATGGTGGAAAACTCTTTGACCTTTTGAGTGATAGAAAGtaa